The DNA segment ATCCTTAATGAGGTGGTGGAGGAAGCTATGAAGACAAAGCAGCCAGTTATGGTCTTTAAAGTGGATTTTGAAAAGGCCTATGATACAGTATCTTGGTCTTTCTTGGACTACATGCTGTCAAGACTAGGATTCTGTACTAAATGGAGACAATGGATTGCTGCCTGCCTTCAATCAGCATCTATTTCCATTTTAGTTAATGGTAGTCCGACTAAAGAATTCGCTCCTACTCGAGGTCTGAGACAAGGGGACCCTCTAGCCCCTTTGTTGTTTAACTTAGTGGGGGAAGGTCTCATTGGAATGATGAGACAGGCCATTGTAAAAAATCTGTACCGTAGCTACTTGgttggaaaacaaaaagagcCTATTAATATTCTCCAATATGCTGATGATACTGTTTTCATTGGTCAAGCTTCCTTGGaaaatgttattgttttgaaggCAATGCTTAGAGGCTTTGAGATGGCCTCTGGTCTAAAAATCAACTATGCTAAGAGTCAATTCAGAATTTTTGGAGATTATGTTAACTGGTCTCAAGAAGCTGCTCACTTTCTGAACTGTAGGCAGATGAGGATTCCCTTCCACTACTTAGGCATCCCCATTGGGGTCAGATCCTCAAATCAGGTGGTATGGGAGCCTTTGATCAGCAAATTTGAAGCTAAACTCACTAAATGGAACCAGAAAAGCTTATCTATGGCTGGCAGGGTTAATCTGATAAATTCTGTTTTGAACGCTTTACCAATCTATCTATTATCCTTCTTTAAGTTACCCCAAAGAATAGCTGATAGACTGGTTTCTCTGCAAAGGACTTTTATGTGGGGTGGGGGGCATGATCAAAAGAAGATTCCTTGGGTCAAATGGGATGAAATTTGTCTTCACAAGAAGGAAGGCGGTTTGGGAATCAAAAATCTGATCAAATTTAATGCtgctctcatgggaagatggatTTGGGAATTACATTCTAAGCAGAATCAGTTCTGGGTCAGGGTTATAAATTCAAAGTATGGGGGATGGCCAGCCTTGCAGGATGGCAGAGTCCATTGCTGGGACTCCCATTGGTGGAGAGATCTCAGGAAGATATATCAGCACAATGACTTCAAGATTATTCATCAAAATCTGGTGTGGAAGGCAGGTTGTGGGGATAAAATTCGATTTTGGAAAGACAATTGGCTGGGAGAGGGCTGCAGTCTAGATCACAAATACCCTCAGCTCTTCACCATTAGTAAGCAGCAGAACGATCTTATTTCAACCATGGGTAGCTTCTACCAGACTATTTGGAGATGGGATTTGAAATGGAGGAGACACCTATTTGAACATGAGGAGGGAGTAGATGTGGCTTTCTTGGATGAGATTAGTGCTTACCCTATCCAAAGTCACTTGAAAGATACAGTTCTGTGGAAAGCTGAACCTACTGGGTTATACTCTACTAGGTCAGCTTATAGACTCCTATCAAATCAGAATTCATCTGCCTCAGATGGGAGGAACTTTCAGATTATTTGGAGTTTAAAAATTCCCCCAAAGGCTGCCATTTTCACTTGGAGGCTTATCAAGGATAGGCTCCCTACTAGAGTTAATCTTCAAAGAAGAAACGTGGGTCTGCATGAATCTATTTGTCCTCTTTGCCATGAGGAGCAGGAGGAGGCAGGCCATCTTTTCTTTCACTGCACTCAAACTATTGTTCTGTGGTGGGAAACCTTGAGATGGATTAAGGCTATTGGAGCTTTCCCTTTTTCTCCAGCAAGTCATTTCAGGTTATTTTGTGAAGGTTTTGTTGTAGGGAGAAACCACTCTAGTTGATGTGGGTGGTGGATTGCTCTAACTTTTGCTATTTGGAAGCATAGGAATTTACTGATTTTTCAGGGTATTCCTTTTGTATCTTCCAAAGTGATGGATGATGCTTTATTCTTAGCCTGGTCCTGGTACAAAGCTAGGGATaaagattttaatatttcttttaaccATTGGTCTTCCAACCTTATGGAGGCCTTTGGTTAAATTGGGTCTTCAGCTGGTGGTGGGGTTTTGTATTGGTTTTATCCTTGTTCTTTGGGAGGCTGGCAGCATAGCTGCTGTTGTAATGTTATTTAGTACTTCTGGTACTAATGTTTctgattaataatattatatactttctgccttccaaaaaaaaatcactccCGATTGCTGGAATGGTGAAGGAGTTGCATTAATGCagaaatttccacagaatcatcAGTGTCAAGATTGCAGTTCTTCAGCACTTTAAAGAAAGATTCTCAGAGCAGAATCCTTGTAGACCAACCTTGGAAGGGATCCAGTTCTCTTCCCTTGATCAAAGGCAGAAGGAAAGCCTTGTTGATAGATTCACTGAGCTGGAAATCAAGTCTGCAGTTTGGGCTTGCGGGGGAGATAAAAGTCCTGGCCTGGAtggtttgaatttcaatttcatcaaACAGTTTTGGGAAACTCTAAAACCTGATTTTATCATATTCTTTGATGAATTCTTCATTAATGGCAGATTCCCCAAAGGAAGTAATGCATCCTTCATAGCCCTCATCCCCAAAACCAATAGCCCCCAATCTCTTAATGACTATAGACCCATCTCTCTCATAGGGTGTGTCTACAAAATAATGTCCAAAGTCCTGGCTAATAGGCTGGCTCTTGTGCTGCCTCACTTAATTGATGAAAGGCAAATTGCTTTCCTCAAAGGCAGACATATCCTCCATGGTGTAATGATAGCTAATGAGGTCTTAGCTGAAGCTAAATTCAAAAATAACCCCTGCATGGTTTTCAAACTTGACTTTGAAAAAGCTTATGACTCAGTTTCTTGGGGATTCCTAAACTATATGATGATGAGGATGGGATTTTGTGAAAGATGGGGAAAATGGATCCATGGATGCCTTTCTAGTGCAACTATATCAATTTTGATCAATGGCAGCACTACTAGAGAATTTGTGCCTGAGAGGGGACTGAGGCAAGGAGATCCCCTTGCAcctttcctatttaatatagcAGCTGAGGGACTCACTGGTTTGATGAGGACAACTGTCTCCAAAAACCTTTTTAGCAGTTATAAAGTGGGGAGGCAAAAGGAGGAGATTAACATCTTGCAGTATGCAGATGATACACTGTTTTTTGGAACTGCAACTACAGCTAATGTTAGAGTCATGAAATCTATCCTCAGAATTTTCGAGTTGGTTTCAGGACTCAAGATTAACTATGCTAAAAGTCAATTTGGGTTCTTGGGTAAATCTTTGGACTAGTGCAGGGAAGTAGCTAGCTACCTTAATTGTGGCCAGCtggaatttcctttttcttaccTTGGAATTCCAGTAGGGTCCACCTCTAAAAGCTGGGATGTTTGGCAGCCTTTCATCAGCAAGTTTGAATCTAAGGTAGCCAAATGGAAGCAGAGATGTCTCTCTATGGGAGGCAGGATATTCCTAACATCCCTTCCTATCTACCTACTGTCATTCTTCAAAATTCCTAAAAAAGTGGTGCATAAGGTAGTATCTATTCCACACTTGGTGTTGGTTAAATGGAATGGAGACAGACTTCCATCTTCAGATTTTTgcagtgcaaaaaaaaacaatcatgcaagcatatttgaaaacttaaaatacgaataactcaagttaaaatcaattcattttttacaattgtgaacaaattaactaaggtacagtaggcaaatttgttttcactaatattAGTAGGTCATCACCACTGCAGTAGAATTTAAGTTAAACTTAGATAAGTACCTTATGAAGAGGCCAGCTACCTTGTCACAGCTAACAAGTCAGAACTGAACAAATTTCTGCATGTATAATTCaacaaatttgttatcaaacttgtgtgtgtgtctttgtatgatgtgtgtgtgtgtgtgtgtgtcatcagtgtgtgtctgtgtgtttcTATcatacgtgtgtgtgtgtgtgtgtgtgtcattagggtttgtgtgtgtgtgtgtgtgtttcatgACCAATTTTTCTTACTGGCAATTCAGTGGCAGTGTATTGCTTAGGCTTCCGtcgaaatgaaaggaaaatcaaCGAGTCTGACAGAACAACTTCAGTCTTCACTCTTCACTATttgaacacaaataaaaaaaataaactacttcAAGGATAAATAAAAGGTTCAGAAGCAACAGACCTAGATTGTCTAAGCTATTTTATAATGGGCAGCTATAGTTACAATGATGATGAAATGAACTATAGAAAAAACAAGTATAAAATacagaagaataaaaaacaattaagggCAGAACTCAAAAGCTTTTAGCCATGCTGCTTGGAatttaatcaatgaatcaatCATGTCACTGAAATTTGGAACATAAATGAACTTCTCCCTTACTAtcattctctttctctattttttctctctctctagctGCCTTGGGCTGATGGTGGGGTACCGTTTAAAGAACGATTCTCAGAATTATACCAAATCTCTTCCCAAAGATTGCATTCTGTTGAAGACATGGGGTACTTTTCCAAGCATGGGTGGGAATGGAATTTCTCTTGGAGACGTAATCTATTTGATAGTGAGATGGGGGTAGCATCAACTTTCTTAGAGACTATTGCTGCTATCAGAATTTGTGGTACCCTGAAAGATACCTGGCTGTGGGGAGCTGAACCTAATGGCATCTTCTCTACTAAATCAGCCTACAATCTCATTAAAGCAGAGCAGCTTTTGGAAGATCAAGATTCGGGTTTTCACCAGCTTTGGGATCTTAAAGTCCCCCCTAAGGTTCTGTCTTTTGCTTGGAGGCTACTCTGGGATAGACTCCCTACTAAGGATAATCTTTCTAGGAGACAAATCCAGCTTGACAATGACCTATGCCCTCTATGTCAAACTCAACCCGAAACTGCATCCTATTTGTTCTTCACTTGCGATAAAGTGCTGCCACTGTGGTGGGAATTCTTCACTTGGGTTAAGGAAGGCACAATTCTACATAATAGTCCCATGGCTAATTTTCTTCACACCTCAACTACAACTGGAGGAAAGAATATTACTAGAAGAAGGAAGACTTGGTGGTTGGCTGCTACAAAGTCAATCTGGCAATCCAGAAATGACTTGGTGTTTCACAATCAGGCGTTTGATATTCATAAGTTGATAGATAATTCTATTTTCCTCACTTGGACTTGGCTCAAGGGGTGGGAAAAGAATTTCTGTGCTCCTTTTCACCACTGGTCCTCAGCAATGTCCTTAGTTTTTGTTTAAGTTTGCTTTGTAGGGAGGGGTTTGTGGGTTTCCTCACGAGGGGGTCATGTTTTTTGTATCCTTTCAGGAGTTTCTTCTCCTATGTTTCATGTAGTACCCCTGGTACTCTtatctattaatatatttattcttggcggttaaaaaaaaaaaaggtcatgGATCAAAACAATGGACAAGGATTTTACTcttcattttaaccaatggtcCTCTAATCTTAAGGAAGGTTTTAGGAACTAGGAGGCGTTAACTCTTAAACTCTTAAACTGTTACAAGAACACAATAAGGGTAAGGGAAACTGTTAAACTCCAATAATAGGCGTTAACTCTTAAACAGTTACAAGAACACAATAAGGGTAAGGGAAACTGTTAAACTCCAATAATAGGCGTTAACTCTTAAACTGTTAGAAGAACACAATAAGGGTAAGGGAAACTTCACTAAGGAGAAGAAGCACAAAGTTGTCACGATGCTCGAGTTAAATATGAGAAACCCTAGCCATGTTTAGTTCACTAAGTGTGCGATACATGAatgcaatcaaatatttatacagGATTAGACCAAACATACCTACGTGAGGTggcgaaggagaagaagcacaGACTTCTGATGATGCTCGAGTGCGACGAACACGATGCTCGACCTTAGACAAAATGATGGTCAGATGGAGAACATACAACTTCAAGGTAGATGGAGAACAAAGAGAGCAAGAAagcttagatggagaagaagataGAGAGAAGGACAAGACAACGCGAAGGAGACGAAACATACCTAGGTATGGTggcgaaggagaagaagcagAGACTTGTGACGATGCTCGAGTGCGACAAACACGATGCTTAGATGCACACAGGGACGGTTTCGCTAGACGGAgattagaagaagaagatagCGCGGAagcttagatggagaagaagacaCAGAGTGCCAGCTTCTTAGGACtcaccatattttttaaaatataacttcaacatcagtttttaaaaaaacccgatgttaacaaaatgatgttaaggttaacatcggttttctggagaaaaccgatgttaacataacaaacgttaacatcggttttctaaaaacccgatgttaataaacatatgttaacatcggttatttaaaaaccgatgttaatgaacttcgttaacatcggtttttcacaaaactgatgttaacgtatacACGGTATTTACAATTATGTCACCGcgcatatgttaacatcggtttttttaacaaccgatgttaacacacCGATGTTGAATccgctttttgtagtagtgcaaacaaaatgaaagattttattttactttatttgaagcctttaattaatttattcataaaaatacacatgaactttttcaaaaatcaagagcgAAATAAACAACTTCTATATAAAGAATAGTTGTAAACTACACGACTTCTTGTTCGAGTAGCAAGATCTtggtttttcttgtttcttctcttCAATGATAAAGCATTCATATATACACAATCAACTAAATAAAATTGTGTTCCTCATGACACATCAACATTTAAACCAAGATAAACCATCAAAACAATTCAACGCATacacaaacaaagaaaaacacaagAAGGGTCGTATCTaagttgtttatatatatatatatatatatatatatatataattttaacattgattattaAGGATTTTCAACAATGATTATTAACTGATGTTGAAACTACCGACGTTAAaagtatcaatgttaacatcgatttttagaaAACTAATGTTGTTTTCTATCACCAACATCGGGTTTTAGAAAAACCAATATTGTAAGTaaacaacaaaatcaatttttctaaaactcaatgttgttttttggatttttttaaatatcctaTCTGTTTATTTAATTACCAACCTGCAATTATTCATATCACAACTTATCATTCAGAGTTGTAAAAAACTGTAAAAATAAGCAAaagttataaatgaaatataccgccaagacttataaacaaaaaatttacacaaattaatatatcaCCAAATATATCACTAAgagttataaacaaaatatatcatgcaccaaagtacttataaacaaaaatttcccACAAATGTGTTCAGGATGTTCCAATTCCCACAAAATATACCATCAAgccttataaacaaaaatttacaaatcGGTAATAGTATAGTATAATGtactttaattacaaataaatccaaaataaaataaagttagaaGTTGCATATGATAATTTGAGTTCCAGCTTGCAAATTTTGTAATTGTGCGAAAGTCCTCCATCCATTTCCAATTTTTGTAGTCTTCCTTCAATGATTATAAACAATCTTGCATTTCATAATCCCTTCCAAATTCATATGGGTGAATTATGCAACTttcataaatgagtacatgATACTTGACAAATcttgaaatttacattaaattcatcttagatatgtatatgattttaaaatttgacagaCAAATAACTGCTTAATTACTCACTAAACTGATGCAAGTCACTTTGTACTCACTCAATAGGACTTAAAAAGTGACTGAGTTAGGAACTTAGTGGTACAATGAGTGCCATTTAGGATAAGTTTTTGGTTCGGAGATGCTTTTGAAGATGGTGAGGAAGAAAGCACTCTGTCCAAAATAGGTCATGGTCACTTGATGATTTGCAGTGAGTCCATAAAAATGTCTGAGTTTTGTCCATCTAGCTAATAGAGTTGGATTCACCCGATCTTGGTTATATGTAACAGAATACATGTTGTCATTACTATCTAGCAGAGGCCAAATATGCTCTAGTTCATCCTTCCATCTTAGAGCAAAGGACCTACTGACTTGACCATAAGGCTAGATTTAACAAGCAAACTAATGTAAGCAAATGTCTTATATGAACAGTGTTGAACATTTcctctagtttttttattaatctccATCATTGTTTTAGCTATTTCCTTCCAGTTTTGTTGATCTTCATTCATCGTTTCTAAACTTTAGTTACAATATTAAAgttactattaaaaataaatatgcatgcCTACCTACTAGTAGTAAACCAAGACATATGAGTTTGGTCGAGTACATACCACGGAGTTGAAAGACGTAATAGTGCATATACCTATTTTTGAGAACCAAGAATGATATtcctattttgaaaaaaaaatttaggggCCTACGACTAGGGCAGAATTCTCACACTAGCACAAAGTCTCATTAACAAGCATTTTCATGTTAGTAATATGCACAAAGTCCTATTATCAGTATTTGTATATCCAAAAAATAACACATGTTTTCAGCAACATACACAAAAACTGACATTTTCATGTTAGTAATATGCACATTAACAAGAAGAAATACACACATTATCAACAATTTTCATGTTAGTAATGCATTGTACATTTAGATAATAGAAGGAACCAGCCTTAGCTTCTCGCTTACCATCACCATCAAAACCAAACACAGAAacaagtatttatagaagattaaCCTTTTATGACCGAGAATGAGAACGAGAACGAGAGTGAGTAGAGCTATGAGTGAGAGCGAGAACGAGAGCACGAGACTGATAGCAATTGTGCAATGCGAGAGTTGAACGCGGCAGGCACTCAATGACGCATTGAGGAACTCGGTGCTGACACGGCGGGCACGTCGCGTTGCACAGAGTTGAGTGACCATGAGAGAGCGAGAGTGAGAGTCATAGAGGAAGAAAGGGAGTTGTAGCTCCGCGAGGaagagagtgagagtgagagaacACGAGAACGAGACAAAAAGGGTTTAGGTGCCAAAAcccttcttttataaaaaaaaaacccaacatcagtttttttataaacaaaatgatGTTAATATTGTCACgctaacattagtttttttaaaaactgatgttaacaaactCATATTCTTTACGAATATCCCATCgtgcttttgttaacatcgattttataaaaaaaactaatgttaatatAACGatcttaaaactattttttctagtagtgatagtAATAAAATCACcaaatatatttctattaaatcttattataagattaaaatttcatatattttattttaaaactatttattccCTACAAAACTAAAATCTGACAACAatgattttaaaactattttatagttttgtaaaaaaaatagttttaattaaaaattttaagaggtaaaattatagttttataataatatttaatagaaatattattaaataagagCGGATGAAGCCACCCAGTCTGGTATCACATGTGTGAAGCCATGCAGGTGATGCCACCAAAACAGGAAGACTGCACTTTCTCGGAGAAGTGTATCCTACTAAGTGAAGTCACTCTAACTAGTGCCACCAAACCACTTAATCACCTAAATTGGTGATACTTTGCAAAGTGATGTCACTCATGTGAAGAGGAGTTGATTAATGTCATCAAAATCCTACATAATTTAAATCACTCACTctcataaataatttgaaaaccaACCCAAAAatgatagttaaaaatattgatcCATTTTGGTAGAAATATTGCATAagtgaaaagagagaagaatagGAAGAGGGAGGGTGTCACAAAAGGAGGGAGAGAGGAAGAGGGAGGGGTGGGAAAATCTTAAATGGGATAAATTGGATGAAACTCATTGGTAGGCGCCAACAACAAAACTCATAGACACAATTAGTAGTTCCATACTATTTTACATAGAAAAGGAAATGGCTAATACAAATCCCACTTTTTAAGGCCTAAAAAAATCCCATTTTTTAAGGACCTTTATCCAGTCATCTAGATTTCTTTTGTTCCTATATTTTGACActatttattttaggaaaacaAAGTTCAACTCCTTTCGGTATAGAGACAAACAATGGTTTTATCTTGCCAGATGTGAAATCTGATTTTCCCTTATCACGCGGATTct comes from the Glycine soja cultivar W05 chromosome 6, ASM419377v2, whole genome shotgun sequence genome and includes:
- the LOC114416241 gene encoding uncharacterized protein LOC114416241 is translated as MGYFSKHGWEWNFSWRRNLFDSEMGVASTFLETIAAIRICGTLKDTWLWGAEPNGIFSTKSAYNLIKAEQLLEDQDSGFHQLWDLKVPPKVLSFAWRLLWDRLPTKDNLSRRQIQLDNDLCPLCQTQPETASYLFFTCDKVLPLWWEFFTWVKEGTILHNSPMANFLHTSTTTGGKNITRRRKTWWLAATKSIWQSRNDLVFHNQAFDIHKLIDNSIFLTWTWLKGWEKNFCAPFHHWSSAMSLVFV